One part of the Sphingopyxis sp. PAMC25046 genome encodes these proteins:
- the aroB gene encoding 3-dehydroquinate synthase, which produces MEKLTVELGSRSYPILIGDGLIREIGAHVAPLLKRPRTMIVTDAHVADHYLIPLGTSLAMENISFSSFVLDPGESTKSWAGLARLTEWLIGEGVERGDHVIALGGGVIGDLVGFACSIVKRGCHFIQVPTTLLAQVDSSVGGKTAINVPAGKNLIGAFHQPAMVVIDPTTLETLPRRELGAGYAEVVKYGLIDDAEFFGWCEANGAALLAGDGAARHRAIAHSVAAKARIVAADERETQDIRALLNLGHSFGHALEAETGYSDRLLHGEAVAAGMVLAHQFSAANGLCPVADADRVRAHLASVDLPHSLASAGVNTGGAELAAHMAHDKKVRGGKLPLILTQGIGQSFVTDEFSLDRVAAFLDEQRLA; this is translated from the coding sequence ATGGAAAAGCTGACCGTCGAACTGGGCAGCCGCAGCTATCCGATCCTGATCGGCGACGGGCTGATCCGAGAGATCGGCGCGCATGTCGCGCCGCTCTTGAAACGCCCGCGGACGATGATCGTCACCGACGCCCATGTCGCCGACCATTATCTGATCCCGCTCGGCACCTCGCTCGCGATGGAGAATATCTCCTTTTCCTCCTTCGTGCTCGATCCCGGCGAAAGCACGAAAAGCTGGGCGGGCCTCGCGCGGCTTACCGAATGGCTGATCGGCGAAGGCGTCGAACGCGGCGACCATGTCATTGCGCTGGGCGGTGGCGTAATCGGCGACCTCGTCGGCTTCGCGTGCAGCATCGTCAAACGCGGCTGCCATTTCATCCAGGTCCCGACCACCTTGCTCGCGCAGGTCGACAGCAGCGTCGGCGGCAAGACCGCGATCAACGTGCCCGCGGGCAAGAATCTGATCGGCGCCTTCCATCAACCGGCGATGGTCGTGATCGACCCGACGACGCTCGAAACGCTGCCGCGCCGCGAACTGGGCGCGGGCTATGCCGAGGTCGTCAAATATGGCCTGATCGACGACGCGGAGTTCTTCGGCTGGTGCGAGGCGAACGGCGCGGCGTTGCTCGCGGGCGACGGCGCCGCCCGTCACAGGGCGATCGCGCATAGCGTTGCGGCCAAGGCGCGTATCGTCGCCGCCGACGAGCGCGAGACGCAGGATATCCGCGCGCTGCTCAACCTCGGCCACAGCTTCGGCCACGCGCTCGAGGCGGAGACGGGCTATTCGGACCGGCTGCTGCACGGCGAGGCGGTCGCGGCTGGCATGGTCCTCGCACATCAATTCTCGGCCGCAAACGGCCTTTGCCCCGTCGCGGATGCCGACCGCGTGCGCGCCCACCTTGCCAGCGTCGACCTGCCGCACAGTCTGGCGAGCGCCGGCGTGAACACGGGCGGCGCCGAACTCGCCGCGCATATGGCGCACGACAAGAAGGTGCGCGGCGGCAAATTGCCGCTGATCCTCACCCAAGGCATCGGGCAAAGCTTCGTCACCGACGAATTTAGCCTCGATAGGGTCGCGGCGTTCCTCGACGAGCAGCGTCTCGCGTAG
- a CDS encoding shikimate kinase, producing MSRNPKSPAAAIPASIRDRSIVLVGLMGSGKSTIGRRLAQRLGMRFADADDEIERAAGMTISDIFSRFGEAHFRDGERRVIARLLAGKPMVLATGGGAFVNGETRALILKDSLCIWLDADIPTLVERVGRRSHRPLLKDRDPGEVLRELAAVRNPIYAEAHLRVSSASTPHDHTVRAILEALSKWEDPQWKS from the coding sequence ATGTCGCGAAACCCGAAAAGCCCGGCCGCTGCCATCCCCGCGTCGATCCGCGACCGGTCGATCGTGCTCGTCGGGCTGATGGGGTCGGGAAAGTCGACGATCGGCCGCCGCCTCGCGCAGCGACTGGGCATGCGCTTCGCCGACGCCGACGACGAGATCGAGCGCGCCGCCGGCATGACGATTTCGGACATTTTTTCGCGCTTTGGCGAGGCGCATTTCCGCGACGGCGAGCGCCGCGTGATCGCGCGCCTGCTCGCGGGGAAGCCAATGGTGCTCGCGACCGGCGGCGGCGCCTTTGTCAACGGGGAAACGCGCGCGCTGATCCTGAAGGATAGCCTCTGCATCTGGCTCGATGCCGACATTCCGACACTCGTCGAACGCGTAGGGCGCCGCAGCCACCGCCCACTGTTGAAGGACCGCGATCCCGGCGAGGTGCTGCGCGAACTCGCGGCGGTCCGCAATCCCATCTACGCCGAGGCGCATCTGCGCGTCAGTTCGGCAAGCACGCCGCACGACCATACGGTGCGCGCGATCCTGGAGGCCCTGTCAAAGTGGGAAGATCCGCAATGGAAAAGCTGA